In the genome of Pelobacter seleniigenes DSM 18267, one region contains:
- the trpA gene encoding tryptophan synthase subunit alpha, producing the protein MSRIDDVFKKLQERGDKALIPFITAGDPDLPTTAELIKVLADAGADLIELGVPFSDPMADGPTIQAASERALAGGTTLVKILELVAAVRRETSIPLVLMGYYNPVFRYGAERFAQDAARAGVDALLLVDLPPEEVGEISAAVQAAGLALITLLAPTTPRERMRQLAAAAQGYIYYVSMTGVTGAQKISPADIRAAVEELKTMTAVPVGVGFGITTAEDAASVGEFADGVVVGSALVRIIETYAQSTELLPRVAEFTSNLKQGLVNRTA; encoded by the coding sequence ATGTCACGAATAGATGATGTTTTCAAAAAATTGCAGGAGCGCGGGGATAAGGCCCTGATTCCCTTCATTACCGCCGGGGATCCGGACCTGCCAACCACCGCTGAACTGATCAAGGTGCTGGCTGATGCGGGCGCGGACCTGATTGAACTTGGCGTCCCGTTTTCCGACCCCATGGCTGATGGCCCCACCATTCAGGCGGCTTCCGAACGCGCGCTGGCGGGTGGTACGACCCTGGTGAAAATCCTCGAACTGGTCGCCGCGGTGCGCCGCGAAACCTCGATTCCGCTGGTGCTGATGGGCTATTACAATCCCGTTTTTCGTTATGGTGCCGAGCGCTTTGCGCAGGACGCCGCCCGTGCCGGAGTCGATGCTCTGCTACTGGTCGATCTGCCGCCGGAAGAAGTGGGCGAAATCAGTGCCGCGGTGCAAGCCGCCGGGTTGGCTCTGATCACCCTGCTGGCACCGACCACTCCGCGGGAGCGGATGCGGCAACTGGCTGCTGCCGCACAGGGGTATATTTATTATGTTTCCATGACCGGCGTAACCGGCGCGCAGAAAATTTCGCCAGCCGATATCCGCGCTGCCGTCGAAGAACTCAAAACCATGACCGCAGTGCCGGTGGGGGTCGGTTTCGGTATCACCACGGCGGAAGATGCTGCCAGCGTCGGCGAATTTGCCGATGGTGTTGTGGTTGGCAGCGCACTGGTTAGAATTATAGAGACCTATGCCCAGAGTACGGAACTGTTACCACGTGTTGCGGAATTTACTTCAAATTTAAAACAGGGGCTGGTGAACAGGACCGCCTGA
- a CDS encoding DEAD/DEAH box helicase has translation MKFSELQLPESVQKGVVAAGFESLTPVQQESIPLALNGKDVAAQAQTGTGKTAAFLISLFCRLLKSETGTGSNPRALVMAPTRELVVQICADAEILGQFTGLKVQPIFGGVDYEKQRQALRDGVDIIVATPGRLIDYYKQHVFSLKQVEALVIDEADRMFDMGFIKDLRYLLRKLPPFESRQTMLFSATLSTQVMELAYEFMDLAERVEIAPKQVAADNIDQILYHVGRHEKFALLLGLLKQDPDVERVMLFVNTKVEAERLNALLQANDIASAVLSGDIPQKKRMRILDQFKLGSLTHLVATDVASRGIHVDNVTHVINYDLPQDREDYVHRIGRTARAGASGRAISFADEETVYVIEEIEDYLGFRIPSTMPLDEDFCFDFKRAAPRRKKPLPSAGEKKATPRKRRPRRRSKKGKSGGGAGQAGGGASGDSEKKES, from the coding sequence CCCAGACCGGCACCGGCAAAACCGCCGCCTTCCTGATCTCGCTGTTCTGCCGGCTGCTGAAAAGTGAAACCGGCACCGGCAGCAATCCGCGGGCGCTGGTCATGGCTCCGACCCGGGAGCTGGTGGTGCAGATCTGCGCCGATGCGGAGATCCTGGGACAGTTTACCGGCCTCAAGGTGCAGCCGATTTTCGGCGGCGTCGATTACGAAAAACAGCGTCAGGCGCTCCGCGACGGGGTCGATATCATCGTTGCCACCCCGGGTCGCCTGATCGACTATTACAAGCAGCACGTGTTCTCCCTGAAACAGGTCGAGGCCCTGGTCATTGACGAGGCCGACCGGATGTTCGATATGGGATTTATCAAGGACCTGCGGTACCTGTTGCGGAAACTGCCCCCCTTTGAAAGTCGGCAGACCATGCTGTTTTCCGCCACCCTCTCCACCCAGGTCATGGAATTGGCCTACGAATTCATGGACCTGGCGGAACGAGTCGAAATCGCTCCCAAGCAGGTCGCTGCAGACAATATCGATCAAATCCTCTATCACGTCGGCCGCCATGAAAAATTTGCCCTGCTGCTCGGTTTGCTGAAACAGGATCCGGATGTCGAACGGGTGATGCTGTTTGTCAATACCAAGGTCGAGGCGGAACGGCTGAATGCCCTGTTGCAGGCCAATGATATTGCCAGTGCAGTCCTTTCGGGAGACATCCCCCAGAAAAAGCGCATGCGGATTCTGGATCAGTTCAAGCTCGGCAGCCTGACTCATCTGGTGGCGACGGATGTTGCTTCCCGCGGGATTCATGTCGACAACGTCACCCATGTCATCAACTATGATCTGCCGCAGGACCGCGAAGACTACGTCCACCGTATCGGCCGGACCGCCAGGGCCGGAGCCAGCGGGAGGGCGATCAGCTTTGCCGATGAAGAGACCGTCTACGTCATCGAGGAAATCGAGGACTATCTCGGCTTCAGGATTCCCAGTACCATGCCGCTGGATGAGGACTTCTGTTTTGATTTCAAACGCGCCGCACCCCGGCGTAAGAAACCCTTACCGAGTGCCGGCGAGAAAAAAGCAACGCCTCGCAAGCGGCGGCCGCGGCGGCGCTCCAAAAAAGGAAAATCCGGCGGTGGAGCCGGGCAGGCCGGCGGCGGCGCGTCCGGAGACTCCGAAAAAAAGGAGAGTTAG